The Ahaetulla prasina isolate Xishuangbanna chromosome 14, ASM2864084v1, whole genome shotgun sequence genome segment GTTACCCGGGGCACAGAAATAGAAGAAAGTGACATATCTTGGCAGCTCGGTTTAAAGGAAATCTGCTGCTGTGGCAAAAGAGCGAGAGTTGAAAAGTGAGCCCTGTTCTATTTTTTGCTCCGCTTCATCAGAAGATTAAAAAAGCagccatttcccctcccccttcctgttCTCACCTGTGGACACAGCTTCTCTAGGGGATTTAAACTACTGTACCGTTTAAAACTGAGGGACAccaagggtggctcagtggctaaaacgctgaacttgtcaatcgaaaggttggcagttcaccggttcgaatccctagcactgcataacggagtgagctcccataacttgtcccagcttctgccaacctagcagttcgaaagcacgtaaaaaatgcaggtagaaaaatagggaccacctttggtgggaaggtaacagcgttccgtgcgcctttggcattgagtcatgccggccacatgaccacggaaacgtcttcagacagcggtggctcttcggctttgaaatggagctgagcaccgccccctagagtcaggaacgactagcacatatgtgcaaggggaaccttctttacctttaccttaccgttTAAAAACAGAAGAGGAAAGGACTTCCATGTTTTGCTTGTTTGAGTTTGGATTCATGGAGTTACAGCATGAAAAGGAAGAATTCTGAAATCGAGGctggaggagagaaaggagaatgGACACACCAGAGTTTAATACAggaaggtttttggtttttttaaaaatgtcctctATTACAGAAGAGAGACTCCCTTGCAAAAGAGGCCatggggttaaaaaaaatatcttcctcTGGTATTGTGGAAGTTTGCTCCTCCTCTTCGTTTAAAGCAGAGatctctaaacttggcaactttaaaacccgtggacttcaagtcccagagttccccagctgcctgctggctgtggaattctgggagttgaagtccataagtgtcTCAAGTTGCCAGAACTCAAAGCAAACCCCCATTTCTGTACGCAGAAATGGCAAGCAGAGACCAGATGATGTATGACTCAACCCTAGAGATACTCAGGTTCTCATTTAGCTACCTTCCAGGAAGACATGAGATCAATCATTCTTCCTCCCGCATCACGAGCTTATAAGATTGACTTgaggattaaaagaaaaaaagggggagggggtgagTAATGATGGCCAAAGGAAAAGCacactttaatatatatatatatatatatatatatatatatattaaggtaAACATAAAGATTCCCCTgggacatatgtgctagtcctttCCGACTtctgggagcggtgctcatctccgtttcaaagccgaagagccagcgctgtccgaagacgtctccgtggtcatgtggccggcatgactcaacgccaaaggcgcacggaacgctgttcccttcccaccaaaggtggtccctatttttctacttgcattttttacgtgctttcgaactgctaggttggcagaagctgggacaagtaacgggagctcaccccgttacgcggcactagggactcgaaccgttgaactgccgacctttcgttcgacaagttcagcgtcttggccactgagccaccgcgtccctctcaaatatatatatatatattagcaatAGCTTTTTTATTTAAATGCTACACCTGAGCAGGCAACTACGTaactctcttcttttcctttttatcagATCGCACAGGGTTATATCTTCTTGCAAACCCTCTTCAACGACAGgcggtcctcgatttacgaccgcagATCAGACCCCCAAATGTCCATCGCTAAGCGAGgtaattgttaagtgagcttttgcCCACTTTTCATGCCACCGTTGTTCAGCAAATCgctgttagtcacatggttgttatgtgaacctggcttccccattgcttctcagaaggttccCCAAAGGggtatcacgtgaccccagggcattgcaaccgtcataaatatgagttggttgccaagggtCTGTATTTttgaatcatgtgaccatgggggtacTGCGATGTtagaagtgcaaaaaaaaaaaatagtcctaaCCTAAGCCATGTTTTCAGTGTCattataattttgaacggtcactaaacgaaaggttgtaagtcaaggagtacctgtacagGACTCTCTTCCGTTCCTATTTACCAGAGAACGCCGGATGGATTTTATCTTCCTGCAAACACTTCAAATAATCCATCCTCACACATACAGACCCCAAATATACTTCATTCTTGTCTTCTTCTCCTTGCTCCATTAAACCCAGGCTACAATCTGGAACCCCACTAAGTATTTCTGCTCTAcgataaaaggtaaagattcccctcccacatatgtgctagtcattcccgactctagggggcggtgctcatctccatttcaaagccgaagagccagcgctgcccgaagacgtctccatggtcatgtggacagcatgactcaacgccaaaggcgcatggagcagtggtgggtttcaaattttttttactaccggttctgtgggcatgcttggtgggcgtggcaggggaagtttactgtaaaatccccattccctccccactccgggggaaggataccgtaaaatctctattcccaccccactccaggggaggatactataaaatctcccttcccaccccaatccagggcaaggatactgcaaaatccccatttcctcccgatcagctaggacttgggaggcagagaatagatgggggctgggccagtcagaatttttactatggctctcggaactactcaaaatttccattgaaacctgttgaaacccacctctggcacagagtgctgttcccttcccaccaaaggtggtccctatttttctacttgcatttttcacgtgctttcgaactgctaggctggcagaagctgggacaagtcacgggagctcaccccgttacgcggcagcactagggactcaaaccgctgaactgccgacctttcgatcgacaagctcagtgtctcagctactgagccaccgcgtccctctattTCTGCTCTAGATCATCTCTTTTCCAAGCGTCTGGTCTTCTTTTTTTGAATGAGCCATTGCAGCTTTTACTTCCATATCTGTTGCATCTTGGCTAGGCCTGGCTGAGCCACCTCGGGGGATTTTCTGCCACTATGATGCTGTGAAGTTTGCAAGCCAGGAACGTGATGGATGTGCCCTGCTCTATGTGTTCTCTGTTCTCTCCCGTCACCCCAGACATGGGCTCCTGCTGGCAGCTGCGTCTCCTTGGATAGAATCCAGTTTTGCTTCTTTCCAGCTGCATGTCCAGAGGTGGGCTGAGGTCCAGGTGCTAAGGAGCAGCTGAGTTAGCCTCTAACCTCTGCaagcaaccccccccctccccactggaTATGTTTTGAGACAACAGCTGAGGACAAAACAACAAACCGGAGAATGGGAGCCTTCTGTCCCTATTTgggtcatctagatcaggggtctccaaccttggcatctttaagcctggcggacttcagctcccagaattccccagccagcaaagctgattctgaccagttctggagaactggtagcggaaattttgagtagatcggagaaccggtagtaaaaattctgactggccctgcccccttccattctctgcctcccgagtcccagctgatcgggaggaaatggggattttgcagtatcgttccccctggagtggggtgggaatggagattttgcagtatccttccccgccatgcctaccaagccacgcccaccaagccatgccatgcacaccaagccacacccatagaaccagtagtaaaaattctgctttcccatggattttgcttgtcagaaggtcgcaaaagcggatcacgtgacacacacaccccgggacactgcaacagtcataaatatgaatcagttgccacacGACCGAATTCTGATCTCATGACCACCGGTACGCTGCAGTGCAGtggagtggtgggtttcaacattttttactaccggttctgtgggcgtgacttggtgggcgtggcatggcttggtgggcgtggcttggtgggcgtggcaggggaaggatactgcaaaatccccatttcctcccgatcagctgggactcgggaggcagagaatagatgtgggcggggccagtcagaatttttactaccagttctctgaactactcaaaatttccgctagcagttctccagaactggtcagaacctgttgaaacccacctctgctgcagtggtggtaagtatgaaaaacagtcataactcactttttcccAGCGCCGTCGTaactgtgaacggtcactaagtgaactgttgtaaatcgaggatcacCTGCAGACTAGACTTGGTTttcatgcaatgcaatgcaataaaatGCAGAAAAGCCTTCATTCTGCATGACCTCCTCTCTTCTTAAGGCAGAGGATAATTTTTGGAAAGGTTTTGGAGACCTGCTCTCCAGCTTTCAGAGGTtaggtttcacacacacacacagacacacacacaaatacacacacacaaacacacgcacacCCCAAACTACTGGAGCACACACTGGATTTAACCGGACGATGGAGAAGGCATCCAAAACGCTACGAGATCTCTTTCTCTTGCCAGGATTCGAAACGCGTTCCAAAGAATGACTTCAAAGGGTGACGCTGGCAATGTTTTATTCCCTTATGCATCTGTTTGTAATACACATTACTGCATCTCATTTTTCACTGAGAGAAGGTTCGAACAAATCTGCTTTTTTCACCCTCCAAACTCCTAATAATCTAGGAGGACAATACTCAAAGCTATTTTTGCAACTCTGGTCCAGAAACGGCGAATTGAGCCAGCTTTGGATACTTTCCACGCACAAATCCTTTCGGTGTTACAAGCACCAGTGCACATACCTCTCTGGTGCAGCCGGACCCAGACCAAATTTATCCAAAGCAAGGCCCAGTAAGAGAGAAAGCGGGCAGGATCCATCCCTAGGAGTTTATTCCCAGGGAAATCAAGTTTTAATTCGCCCCTGTGCTATCTCCAACTCCCTACGTATACAGTGCTTccaaaggaggaggggggggggctggctgCATCGTTTTGAGACCCCCAAACTGCTACTCTGTAATAAATCACACACACCCTCCTTttcccctccatccctccctcaaaTCCTCAAAGTCTTAAGAAGCTGTACCACTTTGCAAGGCGCAGTGGCAGTTCCGACAGCTCGGCATTTGCGTTGAGAGCCGGCAAACCGAGGTGGGCCATCTTCTTGGCACGCCGCCCTCTTTAACAGTCTTGAGAACGAAAATCAGGTTCTCCGCTTCACTTGCCGAACGTCTTGGCAGCAGGAGGGAAAGCTTGTTGGTTCCTAAAAGCTGCGCGGTAACTTTCAACCTGGTTTCCCGCGTGGGAAACGAGGGTGGCTGTTGAAGCCCAAGATGGAACCCTGATCTCCTCTTCTCATCCACGGTCGCCCGGAAGGCCGCTAATAACCAAAGACGGGGGGGGAACCCGATTCACACTTAGAAGCCACTTGGAACTTGTCACGAATCTCCAGCTCCATATCCTGGGATAGAAGTTTcagcttttcccttcctttcaaaAGGAtattttggttggttggttccccacccacccacagttAGACAAGAGGTGGGCGTAGCTGCACTGGAAAGCAGCAGTTAGTATCTTCAAGGAAAAGACTCTCGATTTTTGTTACTCTCTTCCTGAAGTTAGTCCTTGGGGTTTTTCTGTCCACAATCCTGTCCACAGGCTGAGATCAAACCATCTTCCTAGAGGTTGGGGAGGGAAGGTCTGAAGTATGGTCAGCTGGGCGCCCATCCTAGCCGCTCACCTGCAGGGACCGATTCTCCGTTCTTCTTGGCCTGAGTTGGCTACCTTAACTAGTCCGTAATACCACTCATCACGCTGTGTTAAAGGAGCTCCAAGGGCcccttggctggctggctggctggctggcttctgTGCCTCTCCATCCCCAAGACACGGGATGTGTGTCTCCATAGCTCCTTTCCCAACATCTGCCATGGATGACATGAAAAAGATAGGGTTCTCTACAGCAAAAGGTTGGTTCCTGGGGGTGGTGGGGTTTCGACTCAAGGTGGGCTTCAGAGACCCCCTGGTTCTAAGGGAAGGGGCTCTTCCTGCTGCTTCTTCCGTTGACGCTCTCGTTTGGCCCGCCAGCAGACCAAGGCGGCCACCAGGAGGCCGACTCCAAAGACCAAGGTAGCCACGGAGACCAACTTGGCAATGTCCATCTGGGGCCCATTGATGGTGAAGGTGATGCAGGTGGCGGCGATGCCGATCACCAAGGCAACGATGCCAAAGGGGAAGATGCAACGGTACCACGACTTCTCGGTGCCCCCCGTGGCCAGGGCCAGCTTGTTCAAAGTGGCGGTGGAGTCCGTGGTGGCAGCGACGGGAAGCCCCGATTTTCCTCCTTGGAGGCAAGTCAGCGAGTTGGACTTACAGTTCATCATTCTGGCAGGTGCCCGGTGGAAGATTCTTACCCCCAACTCCCTGGGAGGACGAAGATCCACAACTCTTGCAACGTAGCTTATTTCTAGAAGTGGAGAACCACAAGGAAAGTCCTCTCCTTCGTTTCTTCTCTTGTTGCGTTCTCCCtttacccctctctctctctctctctctctctctctctctctctctctctctctctctctctctctctctgtggctGGTGAAGGCTTTCTGGCTTTCTGCACCAGCGTTGGCTCCCACTGATTCTTTTGCTGTAGCAGCCAATGGCTGGGATTGGCAGGCAGGAGAAATGAGATCATATGTGTGGGCAGGAGCTCAGCCGCTGTTAACTGTTTCGGAGAAAAATCCTGaccgggggcggggggagaggttgcgtgtggggggggggactgaATAAAGCATCTTTCCTCCCCTGGAAtcctgggggtggtggtggggcacCAGAAGGGGGGTGACTGCTCTCATCATTTGGGATGACGACTTCTTGGTTCTATCTTGGTCAATGAATCCTCGCCGAAGTGCTTAGGTTGGTGTCTTTGGGATTTGTTGACCTGCTTGAGCTGTTTGGATGTGTCAGAGTTCTTTTAGCTTTTCTTTACAAAGAGGGGAACAGATAGAAGAGTCTGGCCGTCTCTCTCTTCTGTTCACTGTGGGGCAACTATGAAGGTCCAAGTTTCATGGAGTAGGAAGACGAGATTAGtatcaggataacagagttggaaaggaaccttggagatcttctagtccaaccccctgctcaagcaggaaaccctataccaggagtctccaaccttggcaactttacgacttgtggacttcaactccca includes the following:
- the LOC131185164 gene encoding transmembrane protein 100-like, translated to MMNCKSNSLTCLQGGKSGLPVAATTDSTATLNKLALATGGTEKSWYRCIFPFGIVALVIGIAATCITFTINGPQMDIAKLVSVATLVFGVGLLVAALVCWRAKRERQRKKQQEEPLPLEPGGL